One Phragmitibacter flavus genomic window, GTCATTTGGCTAAGCTGGAGGGACAGCCATGTCCTTTGAATTTTCCACCGTCCGCAGTGATGAACATCCAGCTATTGCCGCCTTGTTGCATGGCTCGTTGGTGCACTGGTATGAGTCAAAGTTGCGTCAGGGGTATCGATTTGGGGACAGCCCGGATCCGTTTTTGATTTTTCCACAGGTGTATGAAGCGCTGGATCCGGGTGAAGCGATGGTTGCTCGTGAAAAGGAAGGCGGACAGATCCTCGGGGTATGTTTTGTGCATCGACGCGAAACGCATTTTGCGGTGGGGATCGTGGCGACTTTGCCTGATGCGGGGGCGCGAGGGGTGGCGCGGGCGATGATGCAGGAGGCCATCAAACGTGCGGAGGCAGAGGGTAAACCGGTGCGGCTGGTGTCGAGTTTGTTGAATCTGGATTCGTATTCGCTGTATACCAAAATGGGCTTTGTGCCGCGCACGATTTTTCAGGATCTGATGATGGCGGTGCCAGAGGGCGGCATGACGGTGCAAGCACCGCAGGGCGTGGATCGAGTTCGGGTGGCGCGTGCGGATGAGGCTTCGGCGCTTGCCGATTTTGAGGCGTCGTTGCAGGGAATCCGTCGTGAGAAAGACTACGCGTTTTTTTTGGAGGACCGTGTTGGACTTTGGAAGGTTTGGGTGAGTGAAGGTGGCGATGGGCGGATCAATGGAGTCTTGGTGGTCAGCCTTAATGCGGCAATGCCGATGCTCGGTCCCGGGGTTGCAGGTGATGAGGCGGCGGCATTGGCGATGATCTGGACGGCGCTGAATGAGTTGGGGGGAAAGAGTTATGTTTTGCTGGCTCCGGCTGCTGCTGCGGGGTTGGTGAGAACGCTTTATGGATGGGGTGCACGCAACATTGAATTGCATGTGGCTCAGGCCTATGGAGATACTCCTGAAGGAAGCGGGATCGTCTTTCCGACGTTTCTGCCTGAATCGGCTTAGTTGGGCGGTGAGCGAAGAGAAAAGATGAACGAATCGTTCGGAAGTCTGGTGGAAATTGAGGGATTTGGCCTTCCCAATTCAATAAGTTACGATTCCGTCACATAAGGGCTCCGTGCTTGCCCGATGGTCAATCGCCCCGGAAGATCGCGGCCCAATGTCCGAGCCCACTGTTTCTGATCCATCCGAATTCCCTCCTAATGCCAATCAAGATTCGATGACCGGGAACGCGATCTATCTGCTGCGCACGGTTCATCAGCATCACGTGGCCCTCAGTGCGCTTGCCGATCAGAAGGCCAGCTTTCTTCTTGGTGGAACCATCGTGATCCTCGGTTTCGTCGCGACGGCGAATCAGCAAGCCTCCATCGGCCTGCCATTTCTTGTTTTGGCAGCGGGATCGGTTCTTGCATTGGTGTTCTGCTGTCTGACTTTGATCCCGCGGATCCGTTTTCATGACCCGAAACAACCCGGATTTAACCTGCTATTTTGCAGTCACTTCATCAACTTGAGCGAGGATGAGTTCATTCGCCGGATGAAGGCGACCATTGATCGCGACGCGTCAATTTCTGAAGCCTTGTCACGAGACATTTATCAGATGGGCGGCATCATTGTCCGTCGCAAATTGAAGACCCTGAGGTTTGCCTACGGGGCCTTTCTGGCAGGGATTATCGCCTGCGTCGTTGGCTGTGTGTTGCAGGCGATTTTTTGAGAAGCGTTTTCCTGGCAGGAATGGAGCCGGTTGTCGGACTCGAATCGAGACCTGCTGATTGAAAACCTCCCACCGAATCACACGGAAGCGCCGCCGCTTTTAAGGCGTCAACAGAAAGCACTCGCCGTGCAACAAGAGCGTTTGGCAGCAATGCCGACCACTGAGGAGGTTGCCGCCTTCCGTGCAAAGGTGGAAGCCTTGCTTGGCGGGTCGAAGGCATTCACCGCGCTTGCTGGCCAACGGATCAAGATCGGCGTGGAGATCGGTCGACAGGTCAATCAGTGGATGCCGCGCATTCCCTACGCCAAGCGGGGCGACTGGTTCGCCGAGAATCTGCCTAGCATCAATCGTTGCATCCACGGCTTCAACGCCTGGCTGCCAAAGTGGAGGGCGGAAATTTCGATTTAAGGCAGGCCAGCAACCTCCATCAAGCGTTCATCCTATCTGGTGCATTGCCAGCGAACACGCAGCGCGGGAAGTCCATCCGTGACGCATGGATGCGCCCCGTCACATGGGCACGCCGGGTGAAGCTGAAGATCCTTCAAGAGAACATCGAAGCCTACACCCCCGCGCAGAAGGTGGAGTTAAAGGAGGCGGTGGGGCCGCTGGTGGAGTTGTATGGGCGGTTGTAGAGGGGTGATTACGAGAATCCGAGAGTGAGGATTGTTTCGACTATGAGGAGCCGATTAATTTTTCTTTAATCAGACGTATCTCTATCACAGTTGTAGACACCGCAAAGTGGCCCGCAAGGGCATCCACGGCCTCTACAAGGATGCCCTCCTCAATGGGTTTGGATGAGTCCACGTAAAGCGCCAATCGGGAACTCAACTCATTGCGTGGGACCAACAATGCACCAGCAAATTCATTCGCATGATATTCCAGGAAACTATATTCTCGTTCCGGAATCTCGGAATAGAATTCCCTCAACTTTTTCTCATCTTTCGGGAACTGTTCAGCCAACTCGCGATGTAATACATAGTGTCCGATTTCATGAGCCACACTGTATCGCATTCGCCCATGAAATCGACCCTGCATATATTGATCCCGATCGACGGCAAGCGTGTTGAAATCTATCCCCAGTAAGGCATCAACTCCAAGGTCATTTAGGAGATTATCTACAACGCGCATTTCCAAACCTAAACCAAACTCAGCTATGGCCAGGACGTCGATTGGGTAATCACCACTGGGCCAAAATTCTTCTCGGAATTCATCAGCGCGAGACCAGCAAACTTTGGCAGGATAATAAGGGGCTCGAAAAAGTGGAGGATCAGGCATATAAACAATTAGCTATTCTGAATTTTCTCAATGATGGCCTGCATCTCCTCATCTGTTGGCTTTTTACCCCTAAGAGTTCTGAAAAAAGCTGGTAAAAATTTCACAATGGAATCTTCATTCATAAGATCGCTAGGGATCTTTCCTCGATCCGCCGCCGCGTGATCAAAAAAACGAAGCCAAGCGTCATCGCCTTCAATTAAACCCAGAGCGGTCGCGTATCGCTCTAAAATCGCTCTATCGTGAGGAGGCGGCAAAAGGCCTCGCTCGATTCTACTAATATTTCCCGGGTCAGCTTGTGCGGCGATGCTGAAGCTACGCAGTGATATTTTCTTGAGCATCCTCAGAGATTTAAGGTAGCCCCCGAATGTAGTGATGGTCGTTTGATTCATTGGGAATAAGGGTATGGGGATCACATATTAACTACGAATGTTGTATAAAATCAACAACAAGATTCAATCATGCACCTAATAAATGGTTCAAAAGAACACATTTATGGAAATATGTGAGGCTTTCGAGGCAGGCGATCAAGCCCTCCAGTATATCAAACTAGCTGCTGAAATGTGGAACGAGTGGAACCCCCTGAACGTCACTGGCTAACCTCTCGCCACCTCACTAACACGGCGTTGGAAACCAGGAAGAGGGCGATGTGATCCGCACCCCTTTCAAAGTCGGGTGAGCTGAAGGAACTGGTTGGCCGTGTTGCACCGCCGCTCTGACGTTTCATCGTCGCTCCCAGCGTTCACGAACAGCCACAAGCCACACTCATCGAACCACTGCACCGCCTCGGCGCAGTCGAGGGGCTGCCACTTTCCACCGATCCAAATCTGATAGTCCAGATCGATCTCGGCCTCGTCGACCACCACGCCGCGCCCTCGCTCGTCTTGAATGGCGAACCTACCAGAAGCGCACCCCAGCACGGTGACCGCCACCCCATCTTCCCAGGTTGCATCAAGCTCGCATTCATCCAATCGGTGGAACCTGCCAACCATTCCCGGCATCGGTCGCAGCTTATGCACGCCGGGAACTGAACTGAAATCAATCGCGTTCATATTGTTCATTAGAACACTTTATGAACAGCGGTTCAAGTTTTGGTTTCCGCTCGCGATTTTTTGGGGAGAGATGCAGCGCTGGGCAAGTCAGCTATGGGGTTCTGTTCTTTTTTTGGCCCTCGTAATTCAACACCTCGAAGCTTTTGACTGTGCTTTTTGACCCAAGAACGGTTGTGTAGGAGAAAGTTCCATCTGGTGTAGCCTGCACGCGGAACATTGCATCATCGAACAACCCTACTGGCAGATTGCCAAATAAATACATGGGTGGACCTGAGGGAGCCAAGCCGCCCGAACCGACGCCTCCTCCACCGCCTACTGCCGCCATGCTGCTGGCGACGGGACGACCCGGGCCCATTTGTTCTGCAATCACCCCCTTTTTATCGACCGAAATCACTCTCACGAGCATCGTCACTGACTTAGCCAATTTTGCCTGATGGTCTTTGTTTGCCTGAATGCGGTCATTTTCCGCTTGCCTGATTCGCTTGACCTCCTCCTCCTCTTTCATCGCAGCGGCCGCCATTTCTTTTCGATGTTTCGCCGCCGCTTCAGAATCAAACGCAAACCTCTGTTGAATTTCAGTCGGGAGTTTTTCGAACGGCACTTTCACAGTTCCGGAATCATGAACAAATCGAAGGCCGTCAGGATCAACTTTTGTGAGGGTTGCGTTCGTGTAGACGGTCTCTCCCCCGAAGTCTTTTTTGACGCGTAACTCGTCCAATTTCAATTCAGCGACTTGAGCAAATGCCGAAGTGGACAAAATGAAGACGAGAGAAAGAGCGACTTTCATAAGGGCAAATATTAGATTCTTTGAGGCAAAGCAGCAATTATTTTCAATCTTCAAGCCGTGCAAATTAAATGGAGGTGATGAGCCGATGGCTATGGCGACAGCATACCCTGATCGGGGAGAGGTGGTCACCGCTGGCGATGGCGGCAACTGACAACTGTTGTCTCGAATATGGCTGAGTCAGAAATGGGACAAGCCATCAAAAGGGAGAATTTCAAAAGTGTCCAAGTCTGATTTTTACATGAACACCGTGAACATCCATAATCGTTGATTCTGAATGGAGCCGGTTGTCGGACTCGAACCGACGACCTGCTGATTACAAATCAGCTGCTCTACCAACTGAGCTAAACCGGCTTTGATTTTCAAAGTTCTGCCTTGCGGCGGGAGGGTTGGGAATATGGACGGAATCGCTGGATCGGCAAATGATTTTGACGGCAGGTTAACGGCGGCGCTGGATAAGGAGGGCGCCAAGTGCGCCAATTAGGAGCAGCATGCGCGAAGGTTCAGGAATGGCGTCGGCGATGGTGAGGTAAAGTCCGTCGGAGGTGGTGTAGCTGTTCCAGACGAGATTGGGCGCGAGGGTGGGGAGGAGGGCTGGGTTGATGGTCGGCGTGCCAGTGGAGGTGGGGGCACCGGTCCAGTCGATGAGCTTCCAAGTGTCGTTGATCGCCCAGGTGGTGGTGGTGAGGCCGGTGGCTGAGACTTGCAGAATGCTGTTGGTGAGATCGACGCCGGTGTTCGAGTAAACGCGCAAACGATCGTTTTCAGCGAGTGACGTTGATGAGCCATCATTGCCGAACAGGTCGAACTGAAGGGTGCCGAACAGGCTGACGTCGAGGGCGGTGGGGGCAAGGGCGTCGCCGATGGTGAGGATTTGAGGGCCTCCGGCGTTCAAACCATGGGTGCTGCCAACCATGAGGTTGGTTCCCTGATTGATGGTGATGTTTTTGCCTGCGCCGCCGAGGAGGGTGCCGTTGCCTCCGAGCGTGGCGTTGCTGCCAGTGAGGCTGGTCAGGCTGCCGCTGCCGGTGGCTGATCCGGTGGTGTTGTTGGCGAGCAGGGTGCCGCCATTGAGAGCGGTATTGCTGGTGTAGGTGTTGGCGGCGTTGAGTGTGAGTTTGCCGGTTCCAATTTTGGTAAGGTGGGAGGTGTCGTTGGTGCTGGAGACAACGGCGTCGATGGTGAGGTCGCCACTGCCACCGATGGAGGAGGCGCTGGCGAGGTTGACGGAGGAGAGGTTGGCGACGGCGGTGTTGGTTCCGGGTCCGCTAAGGGTGACGGTGGGGGCTGAAGTGTATCCGCTGCCGGCGTTGGTGACCGCGACTTCAGCGGCGAAATTGTTGTTGTTGGTGGTGAAGGTGGGATTGACGACACCATTGACGTTGCCTGAGCCGGGGACGGCGAAGGAAATCGAGGGGGCGGAGGTGAAGCCACTGCCCATGCTGAGGATTTCCACACCGGTGACAACGCCGCCTGCGACGGTCACCTTGGCGGAGGCACCCTGGCCGCCGCCAGCGGTGATGTTCGGGGTGGAGTAGGTGTTGGAGCCGGTGCCGGTTTGATTGCTGCCGCCGTCGGTGACAGTAAAGCTGGCTGCGGTGACGCCGAGGGTGGCGACGGCTGATGCCCCGGTTCCGCCGCCGCCAGAGATGGTGACGGTGGGCGTGGTGCCTCCGACGTTGGCGCTGGAGGAGGTGACGGTGATGGAGGCGATGCCGTTGCCGATGCTGGCTTCAGTGGCGCTGTTGTTGGTGAGGGCTCCCACTCCGCCATTTCCGGTGCCGTTGAGGGTGAAGACTTCGTTGACGTTGGTCTGGCCGTTGAGGTCGAGGGTGCCGGTGGTGACGGTGGTGCCGCCATTGGTGCCGTTGGTGGTGAAGCCGGTGCTGCCGAGGGCTTGGGAGTTGCCGATGATGAGGGTGCCGCCGTTGACAATCGTCTGGCCGGCGTGGGTGTTGGCGCCGTTGATGGTCCAGGTGCCGGTGCCGGCTTTGGTGACGGTCATTTTGGCCTGGTTGGTGATGGCGCCGTTGACGATGCCATTGCCGATTCCTTGCAGTCCGAGGCTTGAGAAGCGGTCGCGTGAGGAGGTGGTGATGTTGCCGTTGAAGGTGGCGGTTTCGCCTGCGACGGCATTTTCGAGGATGCCACCGCCATAGTTGCCCATGCCGGCAAGGTTGCTGCCGCCGACGGAAGAGGTGCCGTTGGCGATGTTGATGGTGCGGTTGGTGGTGCCGGAGCCTGCGGTGCCGTAGCTGCCGCCGAGGATGGCGTAGTCGTTGGTGAGGCGCAGGGTGGCGACGCTGACGGACTGGGCGTAGGATTGGCCGAGGGTGATGGTGGTGCCTCTGCCGATGGCGGAGTTGACGCCGCTGTTGGCGATGTTGTTGACGCTAAGGACGCCGGCTGCGGCGCGGGCTTCGCCTGCAAAACTGTTGTTGGGATTGGAGAGGGTCAGGGTGCCGCCATTGGTGCGATAGACGTAGGCGCTGACGACGCCTTCCATGGTGACGTTGCCGCCAGTAACGTAGAAGGTGCCGGAGCCGGTGATGTCGCCTGTGAAGGTGAGGGTGGTGGAGCCGGCACTGGAGACGGCGCGGTTTCCGCCAGTAAGGGTGTTGATGTCGAATTCGATACGCTGATTGTTGGCGCTGCTGTTGGCGATTGCTCCGTTGGTGTTGAGGGTGATGCTGTTGTCGCCGGTGAGGGTGAAGGCGGAGGCTCCAGCGAGGAATGTTATGGAGTTGACGGCGTAGCCGGCGGCAAAGTCGTTGGTAAGGGTGGCGGCTCCGGTGTTGGAGAATTGCAGGGCGAAGCTGCCAGCGGAGATGTCGAAAGGGGTGGTGGCTCCGCTAATCCAATTGGCGGAGTCATTCCAGTTGTCGGCGGCTCCGTTGCCATTCCAAAGCGCCTGGGCGCTTACTGTTTGGGTGAGGGTCGCGGCGAAAAGGAGCGATAGAAAACTGCGGCGCAGGGTTTGGAGAGGGTTGAGTGGGGTCATGAACGCGTGGCGGGTCGGAGGGAATTTTTATGATAAGGGAAAAGGGGGAGAATCACAGTCATTTTAAGGGTGAGGTTGGATTTTGTTGCTGGTGGGACGGGGTTTGGCTGGACAGTAAATGGTTGAGGCTGAGAGAATGTGGTCAATGAGATGCTGTTTGTTGCTCGGTTTGCTGATTGTTTTGTGTCGAGGGGTTTGCCTTGCGGCGGAGGTGGATCCGGATGCGTGGGTGACGCGATCGTTTTGGATGCCGGGTGGGATGGTGTCGGTGGAAGCGGGGTGGGGTGATGAGACGGGGCGGTTGGTGGAGTTGCCGCGAAAGGGTGCTTCTGAAGGTGAGTGGGTATCGGTGCTACGGATGCACACGGAGTGGATGAAGAGACAGCTTGGGGGTGGTTTGGTGAGCTTTCCTGAAGGAACGGTGTTGGTTTATGATCGTAAAAGCGACACGCTGGCGATGCGATCGACGGTGGCGGGAATGCAGTGGGCGGAAACATTGGAGAAATCGGCGCTCGACAAGGTGCAGCGCTCGTTGGTGTTCCGTTTGGAGGTGGTGGAAGGGGATGCTGGGATGATACAGGAGATGGTGAGCGAGGCGGCAGATTTAAGGGAGCATGGGGAGATTTGGAAGCGGTTGGAGGGGTTGATCAAGGAGGAGAAGTTGCTGGTGCGTGAAACGTCGCGGCTTGAGGTGAAGTCGGGTCAGCGAGGGGTGTTGGAGACAGGGAAGAGGTTGACGGAGTTTGTGTCAGTATCGGTGGATGCAGAGGGTCGGATGGAGCTGGTGGAAGAAGAGAGGCGGGCGGGAATGAGGTTGGAGGTTGATCCAGTATTGAGGCCTGATTTGAATCAGGTGGATGTGAATTATGTTTGGAGTGATGACGACGCGCCTTCAGCGAAGAGGATGAAAATTTTGAGGTCGAAGCCGGGGGATCTGGGGATTGAGATGCCGGTATTAGATGGAAGCGGCGTGTCGGTGACAACCACCGGGACTTTTCTTGATGGGGATGTGAGGTTGGTAGGGGTGTGGTCGGTGGGAGTTGTTGCGAGGAGGATGCGGGCGGCGTTTTTGAAGTGTGAGGTGGT contains:
- a CDS encoding Pycsar system effector family protein; the protein is MLARWSIAPEDRGPMSEPTVSDPSEFPPNANQDSMTGNAIYLLRTVHQHHVALSALADQKASFLLGGTIVILGFVATANQQASIGLPFLVLAAGSVLALVFCCLTLIPRIRFHDPKQPGFNLLFCSHFINLSEDEFIRRMKATIDRDASISEALSRDIYQMGGIIVRRKLKTLRFAYGAFLAGIIACVVGCVLQAIF
- a CDS encoding helix-turn-helix domain-containing protein, translating into MNQTTITTFGGYLKSLRMLKKISLRSFSIAAQADPGNISRIERGLLPPPHDRAILERYATALGLIEGDDAWLRFFDHAAADRGKIPSDLMNEDSIVKFLPAFFRTLRGKKPTDEEMQAIIEKIQNS
- a CDS encoding GNAT family N-acetyltransferase, yielding MSFEFSTVRSDEHPAIAALLHGSLVHWYESKLRQGYRFGDSPDPFLIFPQVYEALDPGEAMVAREKEGGQILGVCFVHRRETHFAVGIVATLPDAGARGVARAMMQEAIKRAEAEGKPVRLVSSLLNLDSYSLYTKMGFVPRTIFQDLMMAVPEGGMTVQAPQGVDRVRVARADEASALADFEASLQGIRREKDYAFFLEDRVGLWKVWVSEGGDGRINGVLVVSLNAAMPMLGPGVAGDEAAALAMIWTALNELGGKSYVLLAPAAAAGLVRTLYGWGARNIELHVAQAYGDTPEGSGIVFPTFLPESA
- a CDS encoding beta strand repeat-containing protein, translating into MTPLNPLQTLRRSFLSLLFAATLTQTVSAQALWNGNGAADNWNDSANWISGATTPFDISAGSFALQFSNTGAATLTNDFAAGYAVNSITFLAGASAFTLTGDNSITLNTNGAIANSSANNQRIEFDINTLTGGNRAVSSAGSTTLTFTGDITGSGTFYVTGGNVTMEGVVSAYVYRTNGGTLTLSNPNNSFAGEARAAAGVLSVNNIANSGVNSAIGRGTTITLGQSYAQSVSVATLRLTNDYAILGGSYGTAGSGTTNRTINIANGTSSVGGSNLAGMGNYGGGILENAVAGETATFNGNITTSSRDRFSSLGLQGIGNGIVNGAITNQAKMTVTKAGTGTWTINGANTHAGQTIVNGGTLIIGNSQALGSTGFTTNGTNGGTTVTTGTLDLNGQTNVNEVFTLNGTGNGGVGALTNNSATEASIGNGIASITVTSSSANVGGTTPTVTISGGGGTGASAVATLGVTAASFTVTDGGSNQTGTGSNTYSTPNITAGGGQGASAKVTVAGGVVTGVEILSMGSGFTSAPSISFAVPGSGNVNGVVNPTFTTNNNNFAAEVAVTNAGSGYTSAPTVTLSGPGTNTAVANLSSVNLASASSIGGSGDLTIDAVVSSTNDTSHLTKIGTGKLTLNAANTYTSNTALNGGTLLANNTTGSATGSGSLTSLTGSNATLGGNGTLLGGAGKNITINQGTNLMVGSTHGLNAGGPQILTIGDALAPTALDVSLFGTLQFDLFGNDGSSTSLAENDRLRVYSNTGVDLTNSILQVSATGLTTTTWAINDTWKLIDWTGAPTSTGTPTINPALLPTLAPNLVWNSYTTSDGLYLTIADAIPEPSRMLLLIGALGALLIQRRR
- a CDS encoding ImmA/IrrE family metallo-endopeptidase; this encodes MPDPPLFRAPYYPAKVCWSRADEFREEFWPSGDYPIDVLAIAEFGLGLEMRVVDNLLNDLGVDALLGIDFNTLAVDRDQYMQGRFHGRMRYSVAHEIGHYVLHRELAEQFPKDEKKLREFYSEIPEREYSFLEYHANEFAGALLVPRNELSSRLALYVDSSKPIEEGILVEAVDALAGHFAVSTTVIEIRLIKEKLIGSS